A portion of the Chromobacterium sp. IIBBL 290-4 genome contains these proteins:
- a CDS encoding RnfH family protein — protein MTDKIRVEVAYARPDRQWLLTVDLPQGGTALEAVKASGILADCPELSAETLKLGVFGKSVKPDAALRPQDRVEIYRPLLADPKEVRRQRAEAGKKMKKGV, from the coding sequence ATGACTGACAAGATCAGGGTGGAGGTGGCGTATGCGCGGCCGGATCGACAGTGGCTGTTGACTGTGGATTTGCCGCAAGGCGGCACGGCGCTGGAGGCGGTGAAGGCTTCCGGCATTCTGGCGGATTGCCCGGAGTTGAGCGCGGAGACGCTAAAGCTGGGCGTGTTCGGCAAGTCGGTCAAGCCGGATGCCGCGCTGCGTCCGCAGGATAGGGTGGAAATCTACCGGCCCTTGCTGGCCGACCCCAAGGAAGTGCGGCGTCAGCGCGCCGAGGCGGGCAAGAAAATGAAAAAGGGCGTTTAG
- a CDS encoding L,D-transpeptidase, with the protein MPWLLLCLLGTLSLPAWAQDDAAAMILNQEQDAPLQATHANPRHYGQAWIWIGVKSQTLRLLDDWGRVQKEYVVSTAKNGLGETTGSYQTPRGWHTVCDKIGAGAAENTIIFRRRITPWKYTPELHAQYPNKDWILTRILWLCGQEPGLNQGGNVDSYDRAIYIHGAGDHVPWGQPSSLGCVRMKNQDVMELFDAAPSGIDVWIDENS; encoded by the coding sequence ATGCCTTGGCTTTTACTCTGCCTGCTCGGCACTCTTTCCCTGCCCGCATGGGCGCAAGATGATGCCGCGGCGATGATTCTGAACCAAGAACAAGACGCCCCGCTGCAAGCCACCCATGCCAACCCACGCCATTACGGCCAGGCCTGGATCTGGATAGGCGTGAAATCGCAAACTTTGCGGCTGCTGGATGACTGGGGGCGCGTGCAAAAGGAATACGTGGTTTCCACCGCCAAGAACGGCCTTGGTGAAACGACAGGCAGCTATCAGACGCCGCGCGGCTGGCATACCGTATGCGACAAAATAGGCGCAGGCGCGGCGGAAAACACCATCATCTTCCGCCGCAGGATCACGCCCTGGAAATACACGCCCGAACTGCACGCCCAGTATCCGAACAAAGACTGGATCCTGACCCGCATCCTGTGGCTTTGCGGCCAGGAGCCCGGCTTGAATCAAGGCGGCAATGTGGACAGCTATGATCGCGCGATTTACATCCACGGCGCCGGAGATCATGTACCATGGGGCCAGCCCAGCTCGCTGGGCTGCGTCCGGATGAAAAATCAGGACGTAATGGAATTGTTTGACGCCGCGCCCAGCGGCATCGATGTTTGGATAGACGAGAACTCCTGA
- a CDS encoding DUF2721 domain-containing protein, giving the protein MHTMLNLGTPALLFPAISLLLLAYTNRFLGLASIIRNLYEEYRDSKDPKILRQIGNLRTRITLIKWMQFMGIGSLFLCTVAMFQIYTGWQAWGEVTFGASLLSMIASLAISLIELIRSSDALNILLSDLQAEYDRRH; this is encoded by the coding sequence ATGCACACCATGCTGAATCTTGGCACCCCCGCCTTGCTGTTCCCCGCCATTTCCCTGCTGCTTTTGGCTTACACCAACCGCTTTCTGGGCCTGGCCAGCATCATTCGCAATTTGTACGAGGAATACCGCGACAGCAAGGATCCGAAAATCCTGCGTCAGATCGGCAATCTGCGCACCCGCATCACGCTGATCAAATGGATGCAATTCATGGGGATAGGCAGCCTGTTTCTGTGCACGGTGGCGATGTTTCAGATCTATACCGGCTGGCAGGCTTGGGGGGAGGTGACTTTCGGCGCCAGCTTGCTGAGCATGATCGCCTCGCTGGCTATTTCGCTGATCGAGCTGATCCGCTCGTCCGACGCGCTCAATATCCTGCTATCCGACCTGCAGGCGGAATACGACCGCCGCCATTGA
- a CDS encoding MFS transporter, with translation MTPNRSTPLTRTDYKTLGLAALGGALEIYDFIIFAFFATTLSKLFFPPAMPEWLRLLQTFGIFATGYLARPLGGILMAHFADILGRKRVFSLTILLMAGPCLLIGLMPTYAQIGIFAPLILLALRILQGAAVGGEVPSAWSFVAEHAPLARRGYALGVLQAGLTFGYLLGALTATILARMFTPQEMLDYGWRIPFLLGGPFGLLGVWLRRWLSETPVFLAMRERQAERGRTAYPLLDVLRRHKATLLPAAVLTCVLTSAVVVLVVVTPTLLQQRFGMHADQAFALSSVGIVFLNIGCVIAGHVCDRIGHKRSLMLYSLLLPVGVAALYADLIGGWGWTGLAYAFAGLCCGIVGVVPSIMVGMFPADVRVSGISFTYNIAYSIWASVTPLLLIAAMPWSPWICVLYCAGVAVTGWLCALSARPAAEASLDEALCPRG, from the coding sequence ATGACCCCAAACCGATCCACACCGCTCACCCGCACCGACTACAAGACGCTTGGTCTGGCCGCGCTGGGCGGCGCGCTGGAAATCTACGATTTCATCATTTTCGCTTTCTTCGCCACCACGCTGAGCAAGCTATTCTTCCCGCCCGCCATGCCGGAATGGCTGCGCCTGCTGCAAACCTTCGGCATTTTCGCCACCGGCTACCTGGCGCGGCCGCTGGGCGGCATCTTGATGGCCCACTTCGCTGACATCCTGGGCCGCAAGCGGGTATTCAGCCTCACCATCCTGCTGATGGCCGGCCCTTGCCTGCTGATAGGCCTGATGCCCACCTATGCGCAAATCGGCATCTTCGCGCCGCTGATCCTGCTGGCGCTGCGCATTCTGCAAGGCGCGGCAGTGGGCGGCGAAGTGCCCAGCGCCTGGTCTTTCGTGGCCGAGCACGCGCCATTGGCGCGACGCGGCTACGCGCTGGGCGTGCTGCAGGCCGGACTGACTTTCGGCTATCTGCTGGGCGCGCTGACCGCCACTATTCTGGCGCGGATGTTCACGCCGCAGGAGATGCTGGATTACGGCTGGCGCATTCCCTTCCTGCTTGGCGGCCCGTTTGGCCTGCTGGGCGTCTGGCTGCGCCGCTGGCTGAGCGAAACGCCGGTGTTCCTGGCCATGCGCGAGCGCCAGGCCGAACGCGGCCGCACCGCCTACCCGCTGCTGGATGTGCTGCGTCGCCACAAGGCCACCCTGCTGCCAGCCGCGGTGCTGACCTGCGTGCTGACGTCGGCCGTGGTGGTGCTGGTGGTGGTCACTCCCACGCTGCTGCAACAGCGCTTCGGCATGCATGCCGACCAGGCCTTCGCGCTCAGCAGCGTGGGCATCGTCTTCCTCAATATCGGCTGCGTGATCGCCGGCCACGTCTGCGACCGCATCGGCCACAAGCGCAGCCTGATGCTGTACAGCCTGCTGCTGCCGGTCGGCGTGGCGGCGCTGTACGCCGACCTGATAGGCGGCTGGGGCTGGACCGGCCTCGCCTACGCCTTCGCCGGCCTGTGTTGCGGCATCGTCGGCGTGGTGCCGTCCATCATGGTGGGCATGTTCCCGGCCGATGTGCGCGTGTCCGGCATTTCCTTCACCTACAACATCGCCTACTCGATCTGGGCCAGCGTGACGCCGCTGCTGCTGATCGCCGCCATGCCGTGGAGCCCATGGATATGCGTGCTTTACTGCGCGGGCGTCGCCGTCACCGGCTGGCTGTGCGCCTTGAGCGCCAGGCCCGCCGCCGAGGCTTCGTTGGACGAAGCCCTGTGCCCGCGCGGCTGA
- a CDS encoding LysR substrate-binding domain-containing protein produces the protein MAGHGIARKTIWDAAADIRSGALKVLLPDWIESEPGIYAVFQQNRYMPPRVRALLDFLIDRFQRVADEILAGLPAPLEAVQEGSID, from the coding sequence TTGGCTGGGCATGGCATTGCGCGCAAGACGATCTGGGATGCCGCCGCCGATATTCGCAGCGGTGCACTCAAAGTCTTGCTGCCGGATTGGATCGAAAGCGAGCCGGGAATCTATGCCGTATTCCAGCAGAACCGCTATATGCCGCCCCGGGTGAGGGCGCTTTTGGACTTTCTGATAGATAGATTCCAGCGAGTGGCCGATGAGATATTGGCAGGCCTCCCGGCGCCATTGGAGGCTGTACAGGAGGGTAGTATTGACTAG
- a CDS encoding phage holin family protein → MRSFAGGVAALLFTRAELLSLEAQELKDDIVGNLLQGMLGLVLLGCGLIAAVLALWALTPAAWRLAVMAALALLLCGASAFLLLGLRRKLREQPAPFATTLEEVRKDWTALGPGGERP, encoded by the coding sequence ATGCGCTCCTTCGCCGGCGGCGTCGCCGCGCTCTTGTTCACCCGCGCCGAACTGTTGTCGCTGGAAGCGCAAGAGCTGAAGGACGATATCGTCGGCAATCTGTTGCAAGGCATGCTGGGCCTGGTGTTGCTGGGCTGTGGCCTGATCGCCGCCGTGCTGGCGCTGTGGGCCTTGACGCCCGCGGCCTGGCGGCTGGCGGTGATGGCTGCCTTGGCGCTGCTGCTCTGCGGCGCCTCGGCCTTTCTGCTGCTGGGTTTGCGGCGCAAATTGCGCGAACAGCCGGCGCCGTTCGCCACCACGCTGGAAGAAGTCCGCAAGGATTGGACCGCGCTGGGCCCGGGCGGAGAAAGACCATGA
- a CDS encoding LysE family translocator, which translates to MQHLPELLAIAAALAVGVASPGPSFIMIVRTAAGTGRSNGLLSALGMGIGGMLFAIASLLGLHGLLLAVPSLYIALKVLGGLYLAYMGFQIWQGAKKPLEAAISNDPSSPALSPRYLLQGLSTQLSNPKTAVVYASVFAAFLPNETTLAFKCGLAATVFCIESGWYALVATLLSMAGPRASYLRGKKWLDRAAGGIMAALGLKLAASI; encoded by the coding sequence ATGCAGCATCTACCTGAACTCCTCGCCATAGCCGCCGCGCTTGCCGTAGGTGTCGCCAGCCCCGGCCCCAGTTTCATCATGATTGTCAGAACCGCGGCCGGCACAGGCCGGAGCAATGGCCTGTTGTCCGCGCTTGGCATGGGCATAGGCGGCATGCTTTTCGCCATCGCATCCTTGCTTGGCCTGCATGGTTTGCTGCTGGCGGTTCCTTCTCTTTATATCGCGCTGAAGGTTTTGGGAGGACTGTATCTGGCTTATATGGGGTTTCAAATTTGGCAAGGCGCCAAAAAACCTCTGGAAGCGGCGATTTCAAACGATCCAAGCTCTCCAGCCCTCTCCCCGCGCTATCTTTTACAGGGACTGAGCACTCAGCTTAGCAATCCTAAAACCGCCGTCGTCTACGCCAGCGTGTTCGCCGCCTTCCTGCCGAATGAAACTACACTGGCATTCAAGTGCGGCTTGGCTGCCACGGTGTTTTGCATAGAAAGCGGCTGGTATGCGCTAGTGGCCACATTGCTGTCGATGGCAGGACCGCGCGCAAGCTATTTGCGCGGGAAAAAATGGCTAGACCGGGCTGCGGGCGGCATCATGGCGGCATTGGGTCTGAAGTTAGCCGCATCGATTTAA
- a CDS encoding type II toxin-antitoxin system RatA family toxin, with protein sequence MQLVEKSVLVAHTPAQMYALVDDIENYSRFLPWCGKTEVLSREDGQVVASLHIDYLKVKQHFTTRNHNVENVSIRMELVDGPFEQLEGLWHFKPLGDFGCKIEFSLRYQFSSRILEKIIGPVFGHISGTLVDAFIKEADRKYGDD encoded by the coding sequence ATGCAGCTTGTCGAAAAGAGCGTCCTGGTGGCGCATACGCCGGCGCAGATGTATGCGCTGGTGGACGATATCGAAAACTACAGCCGTTTTCTGCCCTGGTGCGGCAAGACCGAGGTATTGTCGCGCGAGGACGGCCAGGTGGTCGCCAGCCTCCACATCGACTACCTGAAAGTGAAGCAGCACTTCACCACGCGCAACCATAATGTCGAGAATGTGTCCATCCGCATGGAACTGGTGGATGGGCCGTTTGAACAGCTGGAAGGGCTCTGGCATTTCAAGCCCTTGGGCGATTTTGGCTGCAAAATCGAATTCAGCCTGCGTTACCAGTTTTCCAGCCGGATCCTGGAAAAGATCATCGGCCCGGTCTTCGGCCACATCAGCGGCACCCTGGTGGATGCCTTCATCAAGGAAGCGGACAGGAAGTACGGCGATGACTGA
- a CDS encoding YqjD family protein produces MNAAGIAKEKEQLLDDVRQVLASTEELIDATADDGSQQSRELRKRLADKLSVAKVRLIDAEQAVVGKAKEAAKATDQYVHENPWKSIGIAAGVGFLLGMLVSRR; encoded by the coding sequence ATGAATGCAGCCGGAATCGCCAAGGAAAAAGAACAACTGCTGGATGATGTTCGCCAGGTGCTAGCCAGCACCGAAGAACTGATAGACGCCACCGCCGACGACGGCAGCCAGCAAAGCCGCGAGCTGCGCAAGCGCTTGGCCGACAAGCTGTCAGTCGCCAAGGTGCGTCTGATCGACGCCGAGCAGGCGGTAGTGGGCAAGGCCAAGGAGGCGGCCAAGGCCACCGATCAATACGTGCATGAGAACCCGTGGAAGTCCATCGGCATCGCCGCCGGCGTCGGCTTTCTGCTGGGCATGCTGGTTTCCCGCCGCTAA
- a CDS encoding diguanylate cyclase, whose protein sequence is MTTQNPIEVARETLKQLSMRKLLPTPENFERVYHELTQTPMARDNKLAVLLLRALETLPQENVQAKVTLSRLKQVLDESRWEQAPQLVIDFLRGTFATQQLTQSWGLLLQNLIKSWELRQPDLPQHHKQSALERVLINYGNQPEELNQKLVALLQNWNASPSAREMPASGEETSDGDASASAPEEVDSSWQSWQRTLAFALKHGLEPRLASYPDLVDGLEGLLKELDDIADEPRLNAFMPKLRAFMIKLELQSQQEGRLTTGLTNLLKLMLDNVAELNRSDEYLLGQVGSLQEMLSQEPLSMQQIYQLETSLKEVIRKQGMLKSSLDEAASSLRALLDRFVTRLAMMTDSTDEFHSKIQAHSEKLKQTDNVSDLGGIISALMEDTSVMQLDLTRSRDELVSAKEQVEAAELRIRELESALEAASAKVKEDQLTGAYNRRGLAEYFQREIGRAERTAAPLSVALIDVDNFKQLNDRYGHLAGDDALKYLVDVIKHSLRPADIVARFGGEEFVILMPDTPETEAVQTVQRLQRELTKTFFLANNDKLLITFSAGVARWHLGEMESDVLERADQAMYQAKINGKNRVCSAEEALS, encoded by the coding sequence ATGACGACACAGAACCCTATCGAAGTGGCAAGAGAAACCCTGAAACAGTTGTCCATGCGGAAACTGCTTCCCACGCCGGAAAACTTCGAGCGGGTTTACCACGAGTTGACGCAAACCCCGATGGCTCGCGACAACAAGCTGGCCGTTCTGCTGCTGCGCGCGCTGGAAACGCTGCCCCAGGAAAACGTCCAGGCCAAGGTCACGCTCAGCCGCCTCAAGCAGGTGCTGGATGAAAGCCGCTGGGAACAAGCCCCGCAACTGGTCATCGATTTCCTGCGCGGCACCTTCGCCACCCAGCAGCTGACGCAAAGCTGGGGCCTGTTGCTGCAAAATCTGATCAAGAGCTGGGAACTGCGCCAGCCCGACCTGCCTCAACACCACAAGCAAAGCGCGCTGGAACGCGTGCTGATCAATTACGGCAATCAGCCTGAAGAACTCAATCAGAAGCTGGTCGCCCTGCTGCAAAACTGGAATGCCTCGCCCTCCGCCCGAGAAATGCCGGCCAGCGGCGAAGAGACAAGCGATGGCGACGCCTCCGCCAGCGCCCCGGAAGAAGTCGACAGCAGCTGGCAATCCTGGCAACGCACCCTGGCGTTCGCGCTGAAGCACGGCCTGGAACCGCGCCTGGCGAGCTACCCGGATCTCGTCGACGGCCTGGAAGGCTTGCTCAAAGAGCTGGACGACATCGCCGACGAGCCCAGGCTCAACGCCTTCATGCCCAAGCTGCGCGCCTTCATGATCAAGCTGGAGCTGCAGTCGCAACAGGAAGGCCGCCTGACCACGGGCCTGACCAACCTGCTCAAGCTGATGCTGGACAATGTGGCCGAGCTCAATCGTTCGGACGAATACCTGCTGGGACAAGTCGGCTCCCTGCAGGAAATGCTCAGCCAAGAGCCGCTGTCCATGCAGCAAATCTATCAGCTGGAAACCAGCCTGAAGGAAGTCATCCGCAAGCAAGGCATGCTGAAGAGCTCGCTGGACGAAGCCGCCAGCTCGCTGCGCGCCCTGCTGGACCGCTTCGTCACCCGGCTGGCGATGATGACGGACAGCACCGACGAATTCCACAGCAAGATCCAGGCTCACAGCGAGAAACTGAAGCAAACCGACAATGTCAGCGATCTGGGCGGCATCATCAGCGCCCTGATGGAAGACACCTCGGTCATGCAACTGGATCTGACCCGCTCCCGCGACGAGCTGGTTTCAGCCAAGGAGCAAGTGGAAGCGGCCGAACTGCGCATCCGCGAACTGGAGTCCGCTCTCGAAGCCGCCAGCGCCAAGGTCAAGGAAGACCAGCTGACCGGCGCCTACAACCGCCGCGGCCTGGCTGAATACTTCCAGCGCGAAATCGGCCGCGCCGAGCGCACCGCCGCGCCGCTGTCGGTCGCGCTGATCGACGTGGACAACTTCAAACAGCTGAACGACCGCTACGGCCATCTGGCCGGCGACGACGCGCTGAAGTATCTGGTGGATGTGATCAAGCATAGCCTGCGCCCGGCCGACATCGTCGCCCGCTTCGGCGGCGAGGAGTTCGTCATCCTGATGCCGGACACCCCGGAAACCGAGGCGGTGCAAACCGTGCAGCGCCTACAGCGCGAGCTGACCAAAACCTTCTTCCTGGCCAACAACGACAAGCTGCTGATCACCTTCAGCGCCGGCGTGGCGCGCTGGCATCTGGGAGAGATGGAGTCGGATGTGCTGGAGCGCGCCGACCAGGCCATGTACCAGGCCAAGATCAACGGCAAAAACCGCGTCTGTTCGGCGGAAGAAGCGCTGAGCTGA
- the guaA gene encoding glutamine-hydrolyzing GMP synthase: protein MGMDKILILDFGSQVTQLIARRVREAHVYCELHSFDMPIEEIKAFAPKAIILSGGPNSVYESDYQADPKLFELGVPVLGICYGMQFMAQTLGGKVESGDKREFGYAQIKARHHSKLLEGLQDQIDDAGNGFLDVWMSHGDKVTALPAGFQVIAETPSCPYAAMADEARGFYGVQFHPEVTHTKRGTEMIHRFVLHVAGCKPSWTMPNYIDEAVKKIRDQVGDEEVILGLSGGVDSSVAAALIHRAIGDQLTCVFVDHGLLRLNEGKMVMEMFAQNLGVKVVHVQAEADFMAKLAGESDPEKKRKIIGAEFIEVFDRESGKLTNAKWLAQGTIYPDVIESAGAKTKKAHTIKSHHNVGGLPEDMNLKLLEPLRELFKDEVRQLGVALGLPHDMVYRHPFPGPGLGVRILGEVKKEFADLLRQADAIFIEELRNTVDEKTGKNWYELTSQAFAVFLPVKSVGVMGDGRTYDYVVALRAVVTSDFMTAHWAELPYSLLGRASNRIINEVRGINRVVYDVSGKPPATIEWE from the coding sequence ATAGGCATGGACAAGATCCTCATTCTCGACTTCGGCTCCCAGGTCACTCAGCTGATCGCCCGCCGCGTACGCGAAGCTCACGTTTACTGTGAGCTTCATTCTTTCGACATGCCCATCGAAGAGATCAAGGCTTTCGCGCCGAAAGCCATCATCCTGTCCGGCGGCCCCAACTCGGTTTACGAGTCCGACTACCAGGCCGACCCCAAGCTGTTCGAGCTGGGCGTGCCGGTGCTCGGCATCTGCTACGGCATGCAGTTCATGGCCCAGACCCTGGGCGGCAAAGTGGAAAGCGGCGACAAGCGCGAGTTTGGCTACGCCCAGATCAAAGCCCGCCACCACTCCAAGCTGCTGGAAGGCCTGCAGGACCAGATCGACGACGCCGGCAACGGCTTCCTCGACGTATGGATGAGCCACGGCGACAAGGTCACCGCGCTGCCAGCCGGCTTCCAGGTGATCGCCGAAACCCCATCCTGCCCCTACGCGGCGATGGCGGACGAGGCACGCGGCTTCTACGGCGTGCAGTTCCATCCGGAAGTGACCCACACCAAGCGCGGCACCGAGATGATCCACCGCTTCGTGCTGCACGTGGCCGGCTGCAAGCCCAGCTGGACCATGCCGAACTACATCGACGAAGCGGTGAAGAAGATCCGCGATCAAGTCGGCGATGAAGAAGTCATCCTCGGCCTGTCCGGCGGCGTGGACTCCTCCGTGGCCGCCGCACTGATCCACCGCGCCATCGGCGACCAACTCACCTGCGTCTTCGTCGACCACGGCCTGCTGCGCCTGAACGAAGGCAAGATGGTGATGGAGATGTTCGCTCAGAATCTGGGCGTCAAGGTTGTCCACGTGCAGGCCGAAGCCGATTTCATGGCCAAGCTGGCCGGCGAGAGCGATCCGGAGAAGAAGCGCAAGATCATCGGCGCGGAATTCATCGAAGTGTTCGACCGCGAATCCGGCAAGCTGACCAACGCCAAGTGGCTGGCCCAAGGCACCATCTACCCGGACGTGATCGAATCGGCCGGCGCCAAGACCAAGAAGGCGCACACCATCAAGAGCCACCACAATGTGGGCGGCCTGCCGGAAGACATGAATCTGAAGCTGCTCGAGCCGCTGCGCGAGCTGTTCAAGGATGAAGTGCGCCAGCTGGGCGTGGCCCTGGGCCTGCCGCACGACATGGTCTACCGCCACCCCTTCCCGGGCCCGGGCCTGGGCGTGCGCATCCTCGGCGAAGTGAAGAAGGAATTCGCCGACCTGCTGCGCCAAGCCGACGCCATCTTCATCGAAGAGCTGCGCAACACTGTCGACGAGAAAACCGGCAAGAACTGGTACGAGCTGACCAGCCAAGCTTTTGCCGTGTTCCTGCCGGTTAAATCGGTAGGCGTGATGGGCGACGGCCGCACCTACGACTACGTGGTGGCGCTGCGCGCCGTGGTGACCAGCGACTTCATGACCGCGCACTGGGCCGAGCTGCCGTACAGCCTGCTGGGCCGCGCCTCCAACCGCATCATCAACGAAGTGCGCGGCATCAACCGCGTGGTCTACGATGTGTCCGGCAAGCCGCCGGCGACGATCGAGTGGGAATGA
- a CDS encoding CatB-related O-acetyltransferase, producing MNLLQKLKKKILLKRAKKQPRWIKDKLKFDILHDRKYEYGIYSYGLPIVEDWDDGSSLKIGKFCSIAHGARIFLGGNHRTDWISTYPFPGNFPELDYIKGHRSTKGDVTIGNDVWIGSCATIMSGITIGHGAVIAAESVVTKDVPPYAIVAGNPAKIIRYRFNTEEINKLLNIAWWNWPIEAILQNAGGLCQGSITSLIDQTTKNKKSPKGTFAPSTNLHLNTQ from the coding sequence ATGAATCTCCTGCAAAAACTGAAAAAGAAAATTTTGCTTAAGCGGGCCAAAAAGCAACCTCGCTGGATAAAAGACAAGCTAAAGTTTGACATTCTACATGACAGAAAATACGAGTACGGCATCTACTCTTACGGCCTACCTATTGTGGAAGACTGGGATGATGGCAGCTCTCTGAAAATTGGGAAATTCTGTTCCATTGCTCACGGGGCAAGAATTTTTTTAGGCGGTAACCATAGAACTGACTGGATCTCCACTTATCCCTTTCCCGGAAACTTTCCAGAACTTGATTACATAAAAGGCCACCGTTCCACAAAGGGCGACGTGACCATTGGAAATGATGTTTGGATTGGCTCTTGCGCTACAATCATGTCTGGCATAACGATCGGCCACGGAGCCGTTATTGCAGCCGAGTCAGTGGTAACCAAAGATGTACCTCCCTATGCAATAGTGGCAGGCAATCCAGCCAAAATCATACGATATCGCTTCAATACCGAAGAAATAAATAAATTGCTCAATATAGCCTGGTGGAATTGGCCGATTGAAGCAATACTGCAGAATGCGGGTGGCTTATGCCAAGGAAGCATTACCAGCCTTATTGACCAAACTACGAAAAATAAAAAATCCCCTAAAGGCACCTTCGCTCCATCCACCAACCTTCACCTCAATACTCAATGA
- the tadA gene encoding tRNA adenosine(34) deaminase TadA, translating to MTLSSPPLPPAALEWLAIQNIQTRQQLLDCGVVTAFLKLKAAGHTVTRRLLFALEAAARGGHWRDLTEADKAALLKQLTEHPPVSLPPAAEERARFMSLARRLAEQAAAEGEVPVGAVVVKNGEVIGQGYNQPIGRHDPSAHAEMLALREAAARLGNYRLDGCDLYVTLEPCPMCSGAILHSRIARVVYGARDAKTGAAGSTINLFSDRKLNHHASIFGGVDAEACASQLSAFFQARRQAAAED from the coding sequence GTGACGCTTTCATCCCCGCCCCTGCCTCCCGCCGCGCTTGAGTGGCTGGCCATCCAGAACATTCAAACCCGGCAGCAGCTGCTTGATTGCGGCGTAGTCACCGCTTTTTTAAAGTTGAAAGCAGCGGGGCATACCGTCACCCGCCGCCTATTGTTCGCGCTGGAGGCGGCCGCCCGCGGAGGGCATTGGCGTGATTTAACCGAAGCAGACAAGGCCGCATTGCTCAAACAATTGACCGAACACCCTCCTGTCTCCTTGCCGCCAGCAGCAGAGGAGCGCGCTCGCTTCATGTCGCTAGCGCGCCGCTTGGCGGAACAGGCGGCCGCAGAAGGCGAAGTGCCGGTCGGCGCCGTGGTGGTCAAGAATGGGGAGGTGATAGGCCAGGGCTACAATCAGCCCATAGGCCGCCATGACCCATCAGCCCACGCGGAAATGCTGGCGCTGCGCGAGGCCGCCGCCCGGCTGGGCAATTACCGGCTGGATGGCTGCGATCTTTACGTCACGCTGGAGCCCTGCCCGATGTGCAGCGGCGCCATCCTGCACTCGCGCATCGCCCGCGTGGTCTATGGCGCGCGCGACGCCAAAACCGGCGCGGCCGGCAGCACCATCAATTTATTCTCCGACCGCAAGCTCAATCACCATGCATCGATCTTTGGCGGCGTAGACGCCGAGGCCTGCGCCAGCCAGCTTTCAGCCTTTTTCCAGGCGCGCCGCCAAGCCGCCGCCGAGGACTAA
- the smpB gene encoding SsrA-binding protein SmpB translates to MSIIQNRKAFHDYFIEEKLEAGLVLEGWEVKAIRAGRVQLKESYVDWKNGAFWLIGCHITPLQSASTHVKPDPVRPRKLLMSQAEINRFIGKVERAGYTMMALDLHYTKGNVKAEVGLAKGKKMHDKRDTEKDREWQREKQRVMKNQRGAA, encoded by the coding sequence ATGAGCATCATCCAGAACCGCAAGGCTTTCCACGACTATTTCATCGAGGAAAAACTCGAGGCCGGGCTCGTGCTGGAGGGGTGGGAAGTCAAGGCCATCCGCGCTGGCCGCGTGCAGCTCAAGGAAAGCTACGTGGACTGGAAAAACGGCGCCTTTTGGCTGATCGGCTGCCACATCACCCCGCTGCAATCCGCCTCCACCCACGTCAAGCCGGACCCGGTGCGCCCGCGCAAATTGTTGATGTCCCAGGCGGAAATCAACCGCTTCATCGGCAAGGTGGAACGCGCCGGCTACACCATGATGGCGCTGGACCTGCACTACACCAAGGGCAACGTCAAAGCCGAAGTCGGCCTGGCAAAAGGCAAGAAAATGCACGACAAACGCGATACCGAGAAGGATCGCGAATGGCAGCGCGAGAAACAACGCGTCATGAAGAACCAGCGAGGCGCGGCATGA
- a CDS encoding DUF1275 family protein: protein MAAVAAIEMGSFTGLNPWAEFVVGTTLVTAMGLQNAMQRMHLSSAPPSTLMTGTTTQVMIDLTDLTDLALGATGDVRASARGRLRKMVPAILVFAGGCGLAALVYILVREWFFALPPVLALMALYVSMGR, encoded by the coding sequence GTGGCCGCTGTGGCGGCCATCGAGATGGGGTCTTTCACCGGTCTAAATCCATGGGCCGAGTTTGTGGTGGGAACGACGCTGGTGACGGCAATGGGCTTGCAGAACGCCATGCAGCGCATGCATCTGAGCAGCGCGCCGCCATCCACTTTGATGACGGGCACAACGACGCAGGTCATGATCGATTTGACGGATTTGACGGATTTGGCGCTAGGCGCGACAGGCGATGTCCGCGCTTCGGCACGGGGTCGTTTGCGCAAGATGGTGCCCGCCATTCTGGTTTTTGCCGGGGGCTGCGGCTTGGCGGCGCTGGTTTATATCCTTGTGCGCGAATGGTTCTTTGCTTTGCCGCCGGTGCTTGCCTTGATGGCGCTATATGTAAGCATGGGGAGATGA